A genomic segment from Modestobacter roseus encodes:
- a CDS encoding PspC domain-containing protein: MIGGVAGGLADYTGVDALLWRVGAIALTLAGGSGIVIYVLLWLLMPAAPAGQPGDPAAAPQRPSGPRSPVPGVTVAALLIVLGLGVLVTQFTDLDVGARGFLGSALLVVGVGLVVGAVTGVGRGAKGGLITLGLLLSAALLAVATVQLPNGEVGDRTYRPTTAAAVQSQYEHGAGNLTLDLTEIDLADADGPVRTGVDAGVGDINVLVPFSADVQVSVDSGIGEVDLFGDVVDTGYFPGTGADWSDDDEPEIVLTITNGIGDVEVSRG, encoded by the coding sequence GTGATCGGCGGCGTCGCCGGCGGTCTGGCCGACTACACCGGCGTCGACGCCCTGCTCTGGCGGGTCGGCGCGATCGCGCTCACCCTGGCCGGCGGCAGCGGCATCGTGATCTACGTGCTGCTGTGGCTCCTCATGCCGGCGGCGCCCGCCGGCCAGCCCGGTGACCCGGCCGCGGCCCCGCAACGGCCGTCCGGCCCGCGCTCGCCGGTGCCCGGCGTGACCGTCGCGGCGCTGCTGATCGTCCTCGGGCTGGGCGTGCTGGTCACCCAGTTCACCGACCTGGACGTCGGCGCCCGGGGCTTCCTCGGCAGCGCCCTCCTGGTCGTGGGCGTCGGGCTCGTCGTCGGCGCGGTGACCGGGGTCGGACGCGGCGCCAAGGGGGGCCTCATCACCCTGGGGTTGCTGCTGTCGGCCGCGCTGCTGGCGGTGGCGACCGTCCAGCTGCCCAACGGGGAGGTGGGAGACCGCACCTACCGGCCGACCACCGCCGCCGCCGTGCAGTCGCAGTACGAGCACGGTGCCGGGAACCTCACGCTCGACCTCACCGAGATCGACCTCGCAGACGCCGACGGCCCCGTCCGCACGGGCGTGGACGCCGGGGTGGGCGACATCAACGTGCTGGTGCCGTTCTCGGCCGACGTCCAGGTGAGCGTGGACAGCGGCATCGGTGAGGTGGACCTGTTCGGCGACGTCGTCGACACCGGCTACTTCCCGGGGACCGGCGCGGACTGGAGTGACGACGACGAACCCGAGATCGTCCTCACGATCACCAACGGCATCGGGGACGTGGAGGTGTCCCGTGGCTGA
- a CDS encoding sodium:calcium antiporter, producing the protein MIAGTWPLLPSALALAAMALVIVFAGVRLTRVADELADRTGLGDALGGALLLGAVTSLPGIVATATGALEGDPGFGLANPIGGVAIQTVWLAIADLVYRRANLEHSAASLQNVLQSLILVALLSVPVMAYATPDLRWGWIHPLTLLIPVLYAYGLVLLRRMDDHPMWIPTHTSATVEQDPEEEGSDRSTRRLWALLASLGLVVGVAGWVIGQAGLGVAQATGLSSGIVGFTLTTAVTSLPELVVLLTAVRMGALSLGVGNIIGGNTFDTLMIAVADAFYLDGPIYRDAGPVSLVLLGGTVLLTTVLTAGLVMRDRKGIGFEGILLPLIYAATIALAVISR; encoded by the coding sequence GTGATCGCCGGAACGTGGCCGTTGCTGCCCAGCGCGCTCGCGCTCGCCGCCATGGCCCTGGTGATCGTCTTCGCCGGCGTCCGGCTGACCCGCGTCGCCGACGAGCTCGCCGATCGGACCGGCCTGGGCGACGCGCTCGGCGGTGCGCTGCTGCTGGGTGCGGTCACCTCCCTGCCGGGGATCGTCGCCACCGCGACCGGCGCCCTGGAGGGGGATCCCGGGTTCGGCCTGGCCAACCCGATCGGCGGTGTCGCGATCCAGACGGTCTGGCTGGCGATCGCCGACCTGGTGTATCGCCGCGCCAACCTGGAGCACTCCGCCGCCTCGCTGCAGAACGTGCTGCAGTCGCTGATCCTCGTGGCGCTGCTGTCGGTGCCGGTGATGGCCTACGCGACCCCCGACCTGCGGTGGGGCTGGATCCACCCGCTCACCCTGCTGATCCCGGTGCTCTACGCCTACGGCCTGGTGCTGCTGCGGCGCATGGACGACCACCCGATGTGGATCCCGACGCACACCTCGGCCACCGTGGAGCAGGACCCGGAGGAGGAGGGGAGCGACCGCTCCACCCGGCGGCTGTGGGCCCTGCTGGCGTCGCTCGGTCTGGTGGTCGGGGTCGCCGGCTGGGTGATCGGCCAGGCCGGCCTGGGTGTCGCGCAGGCCACCGGGCTGTCCAGCGGCATCGTCGGGTTCACGCTCACCACGGCGGTCACCTCGCTGCCCGAGCTGGTCGTGCTGCTGACCGCCGTGCGGATGGGCGCGCTGAGCCTCGGTGTCGGCAACATCATCGGCGGCAACACCTTCGACACCCTCATGATCGCCGTGGCCGACGCCTTCTACCTGGACGGGCCGATCTACCGGGACGCCGGGCCGGTCAGCCTGGTCCTGCTCGGCGGGACGGTCCTGCTCACCACCGTGCTCACCGCCGGACTGGTGATGCGGGACCGGAAGGGCATCGGCTTCGAGGGGATCCTGCTGCCGCTCATCTACGCGGCGACGATCGCCCTCGCGGTGATCAGCCGCTGA
- the guaA gene encoding glutamine-hydrolyzing GMP synthase, translated as MDFPTVLVIDFGAQYAQLIARRIREAGVYSELVGSDVPVEELLARKPAAIVLSGGPSSVYAEGAPQVDPAVFEAGVPAFGICYGFQAMAASLGGTVARTGDREYGGTPLTVTTPGRLFGAVPNEQSVWMSHGDAVSAAPPGFTVTATSSGAPVAAFEDVDRRLAGVQFHPEVKHTAHGQTVLEHFLFDIAGLTPSWTMANVVDEQVALIREQIGDRRAICGLSGGVDSAVAAALVQRAIGDRLTCVYVDHGLMREGETEQIERDFVAVTGADLRVVDASEQFLTALAGVSDPETKRKIIGREFIRVFEQAALDVIADAKEHGETVDFLVQGTLYPDVVESGGGTGTANIKSHHNVGGLPEDLTFTLVEPLRTLFKDEVREVGRQLGLPDTLVQRQPFPGPGLGIRIIGEVTRERLDVLRQADAIAREELTAASLDTEIWQCPVVLLADVRSVGVQGDGRTYGHPVVLRPVSSEDAMTADWTRLPYDVLAKISTRITNEVAEVNRVVLDVTSKPPGTIEWE; from the coding sequence ATGGACTTCCCGACCGTCCTGGTCATCGACTTCGGCGCGCAGTACGCGCAGCTGATCGCGCGCCGGATCCGTGAGGCCGGCGTCTACTCCGAGCTCGTGGGCTCCGACGTCCCGGTCGAGGAGCTGCTGGCCCGCAAGCCGGCGGCGATCGTGCTCTCCGGTGGCCCGTCCAGCGTCTACGCCGAGGGTGCGCCGCAGGTCGACCCGGCGGTCTTCGAGGCCGGGGTGCCGGCCTTCGGCATCTGCTACGGCTTCCAGGCGATGGCGGCGAGCCTGGGCGGCACCGTCGCCCGCACCGGTGACCGGGAGTACGGCGGCACCCCCCTGACGGTCACCACGCCCGGCCGGCTCTTCGGCGCCGTGCCGAACGAGCAGTCGGTCTGGATGAGCCACGGCGACGCGGTCAGCGCGGCTCCGCCCGGGTTCACCGTCACCGCCACCTCGAGCGGCGCCCCGGTCGCGGCGTTCGAGGACGTCGACCGGCGGCTGGCCGGCGTGCAGTTCCACCCCGAGGTGAAGCACACCGCCCACGGGCAGACGGTGCTCGAGCACTTCCTGTTCGACATCGCCGGCCTCACGCCCAGCTGGACGATGGCCAACGTCGTCGACGAGCAGGTCGCGCTGATCCGCGAGCAGATCGGCGACCGGCGGGCCATCTGCGGGCTCTCCGGCGGGGTCGACTCCGCGGTGGCGGCGGCGCTGGTCCAGCGGGCCATCGGCGACCGGCTGACCTGCGTCTACGTCGACCACGGCCTGATGCGCGAGGGCGAGACCGAGCAGATCGAGCGGGACTTCGTCGCGGTCACCGGCGCCGACCTGCGGGTCGTCGACGCCAGCGAGCAGTTCCTCACCGCGCTGGCCGGGGTGAGCGACCCGGAGACCAAGCGGAAGATCATCGGCCGGGAGTTCATCCGGGTCTTCGAGCAGGCCGCCCTCGACGTGATCGCCGACGCCAAGGAGCACGGCGAGACCGTCGACTTCCTCGTGCAGGGCACGCTCTACCCCGACGTCGTGGAGTCCGGAGGCGGCACCGGTACGGCGAACATCAAGAGCCACCACAACGTCGGCGGGCTGCCCGAGGACCTCACCTTCACCCTGGTCGAGCCGCTGCGCACGCTGTTCAAGGACGAGGTGCGCGAGGTCGGTCGCCAGTTGGGCCTGCCCGACACCCTGGTGCAGCGCCAGCCGTTCCCCGGCCCGGGGCTGGGCATCCGGATCATCGGCGAGGTCACCCGGGAGCGGCTGGACGTGCTGCGCCAGGCCGACGCGATCGCCCGCGAGGAGCTGACCGCAGCATCGCTGGACACCGAGATCTGGCAGTGCCCGGTGGTGCTGCTGGCCGACGTCCGCTCGGTGGGCGTGCAGGGCGACGGGCGCACCTACGGCCACCCGGTGGTGCTGCGCCCGGTGTCCAGCGAGGACGCCATGACCGCGGACTGGACCCGGTTGCCCTACGACGTGCTGGCGAAGATCTCCACCCGGATCACCAACGAGGTCGCCGAGGTGAACCGGGTCGTGCTCGACGTCACGAGCAAGCCCCCGGGCACGATCGAGTGGGAGTAG
- a CDS encoding GuaB3 family IMP dehydrogenase-related protein: MPVRDNVEIGLNRFARRGYDLDEVSIVPSRRTRDHDDVSTAWQIDAFRFEMPLVTSPSDAVVSPATAIAIGQAGGLGVLNAEGLWTRYDDPTDVYRRLRDAAGPDSGPPTALLQEVYAEPVKPDLVSARVKELRDSGVTTAVRVSPQHTLQLAPAILAAGVDLLVIQGTIVSAEHVTTAGEALNLKDFIADLDVPVIVGGAADYQTALHLMRTGAAGVIVGVGADSWSTADAVMGIRVPLASAIADAAAARRDYLDETGGRYVHVIANGRIETSGAIARALACGADAVQLGEPLRAASEAPAGGVWWDSVAAHPRLPRGGTSGVAEPRGTLEQLLLGPAEAADGRTNLFGALRRTMAKTGYRDLKEFQRVDLVLGGGRDDAAGHLAG, encoded by the coding sequence ATGCCAGTACGCGACAACGTCGAGATCGGCCTGAACCGCTTCGCCCGCCGGGGCTACGACCTGGACGAGGTGTCGATCGTCCCCTCGCGGCGCACCCGCGACCACGACGACGTCTCCACCGCCTGGCAGATCGACGCCTTCCGGTTCGAGATGCCGCTGGTCACCAGCCCCAGCGACGCCGTGGTCAGCCCGGCCACCGCGATCGCCATCGGCCAGGCCGGCGGGCTCGGGGTGCTCAACGCGGAGGGGCTGTGGACCCGCTACGACGACCCCACCGACGTCTACCGCCGGCTGCGGGACGCCGCCGGCCCCGACAGCGGGCCGCCGACCGCGCTGCTGCAGGAGGTCTACGCCGAGCCGGTGAAGCCCGACCTGGTCTCCGCCCGGGTCAAGGAGCTGCGTGACTCCGGGGTGACGACGGCGGTGCGGGTCTCGCCGCAGCACACGCTGCAGCTCGCGCCGGCGATCCTCGCCGCGGGGGTGGACCTGCTGGTCATCCAGGGGACGATCGTCTCCGCCGAGCACGTGACGACGGCGGGGGAGGCGCTGAACCTCAAGGACTTCATCGCCGACCTCGACGTCCCGGTGATCGTCGGCGGCGCGGCCGACTACCAGACCGCGCTGCACCTGATGCGCACCGGCGCCGCCGGCGTGATCGTCGGCGTGGGTGCCGACAGCTGGTCCACCGCCGACGCCGTCATGGGCATCCGGGTGCCGCTGGCCAGCGCGATCGCCGACGCCGCCGCGGCCCGCCGCGACTACCTGGACGAGACCGGTGGCCGGTACGTGCACGTGATCGCCAACGGCCGGATCGAGACCAGCGGGGCGATCGCCCGCGCGCTGGCCTGCGGCGCCGACGCCGTCCAGCTGGGCGAGCCGCTGCGTGCGGCGAGCGAGGCGCCGGCCGGCGGCGTGTGGTGGGACTCGGTGGCCGCGCACCCGCGGCTGCCCCGGGGCGGTACCTCCGGCGTGGCCGAGCCGCGCGGCACGCTCGAGCAGCTGCTGCTCGGACCGGCCGAGGCCGCCGACGGGCGCACCAACCTCTTCGGCGCGCTGCGGCGGACGATGGCCAAGACCGGCTACCGGGACCTCAAGGAGTTCCAGCGGGTCGACCTCGTCCTCGGCGGCGGGCGCGACGACGCCGCCGGCCACCTGGCCGGCTGA
- the guaB gene encoding IMP dehydrogenase — MQPDEHRPELPAKFAPLGLTYDDVLLVPGPSDIVPTDVDTSTRLTRGIRLAIPLVSSAMDTVTESRMAIAMARAGGIGILHRNLAAEDQAGQVDLVKRSEAGMVTNPVTCLPENTLAEVDALSGRYRISGAPVVDADGVLVGMVTNRDMRFETDQHRLVRDVMTPMPLVTAPVGVDPDEALALLKQHKIEKLPLVDAAGRLRGLITVKDFVKRDQYPHATKDVDGRLSVGAALGVGEDAYKRAGLLVDAGVDVLVVDTAHGHQRAVLEMVARVKKDFANVGHGVQVVGGNIATRAGAQALIDAGVDAVKVGVGPGSICTTRVVAGVGVPQVTAIYEAALAARPAGVPVIADGGLQYSGDIAKALVAGADTVMIGGLFAGVEEAPGELVFMNGKQYKTYRGMGSLGAMQKRGNQSFSRDRYFADDVLSDDKLVPEGIEGQVPYRGPLSGVAHQLVGGLRAGMGYAGAATIADLQEHGQLTRITSAGLTESHPHDIQMTVEAPNYRGR; from the coding sequence GTGCAGCCCGATGAGCACCGTCCCGAACTGCCGGCCAAGTTCGCTCCGCTGGGGCTGACCTACGACGACGTCCTCCTCGTCCCCGGGCCCTCGGACATCGTCCCCACCGACGTCGACACCAGCACCCGGCTGACCCGCGGCATCCGGCTGGCCATCCCGCTGGTCTCCTCCGCGATGGACACCGTGACCGAGTCGCGGATGGCGATCGCCATGGCCCGCGCCGGGGGCATCGGCATCCTGCACCGCAACCTCGCCGCCGAGGACCAGGCCGGCCAGGTCGACCTGGTGAAGCGCTCCGAGGCCGGCATGGTCACCAACCCGGTCACCTGCCTCCCGGAGAACACCCTGGCCGAGGTCGACGCCCTCTCGGGCCGGTACCGGATCTCCGGCGCCCCCGTGGTCGACGCCGACGGCGTGCTGGTCGGCATGGTCACCAACCGGGACATGCGCTTCGAGACTGACCAGCACCGGCTCGTCCGCGACGTGATGACGCCGATGCCGCTGGTCACCGCGCCCGTCGGCGTCGACCCGGACGAGGCGCTGGCGCTGCTCAAGCAGCACAAGATCGAGAAGCTGCCGCTGGTCGACGCCGCCGGCCGGCTGCGCGGGCTGATCACCGTCAAGGACTTCGTCAAGCGCGACCAGTACCCCCACGCGACCAAGGACGTCGACGGCCGGCTGTCGGTCGGCGCGGCGCTCGGCGTCGGCGAGGACGCCTACAAGCGCGCCGGCCTGCTGGTGGACGCCGGGGTCGACGTGCTCGTCGTCGACACCGCGCACGGGCACCAGCGCGCGGTGCTGGAGATGGTCGCCCGGGTGAAGAAGGACTTCGCGAACGTCGGGCACGGCGTGCAGGTCGTCGGCGGCAACATCGCCACCCGGGCCGGCGCCCAGGCGCTCATCGACGCCGGCGTGGACGCGGTCAAGGTCGGCGTCGGCCCCGGCTCGATCTGCACGACCCGGGTGGTGGCCGGCGTGGGCGTCCCGCAGGTCACCGCGATCTACGAGGCCGCGCTCGCCGCGCGCCCGGCCGGTGTCCCGGTCATCGCCGACGGCGGCCTGCAGTACTCCGGCGACATCGCCAAGGCGCTCGTCGCCGGCGCCGACACCGTGATGATCGGCGGCCTGTTCGCCGGCGTCGAGGAGGCACCGGGCGAGCTGGTCTTCATGAACGGCAAGCAGTACAAGACCTACCGCGGCATGGGGTCGCTGGGCGCGATGCAGAAGCGCGGCAACCAGTCCTTCAGCCGCGACCGGTACTTCGCCGACGACGTCCTCTCCGACGACAAGCTCGTCCCCGAGGGCATCGAGGGCCAGGTCCCCTACCGTGGACCGCTGTCCGGGGTCGCCCACCAGCTGGTGGGCGGGCTCCGCGCCGGCATGGGCTACGCCGGTGCAGCCACCATCGCCGACCTGCAGGAGCACGGCCAGCTGACCCGGATCACCTCCGCCGGCCTGACCGAGAGCCACCCGCACGATATTCAGATGACCGTCGAAGCACCCAACTACCGAGGCCGGTGA
- a CDS encoding DUF5319 family protein, producing the protein MDAWDDAADGFADRDRDFSGDFGGEFGRDPDGGPGHPPLTMEERAGVLDDLAELEVFRTLLEPTGVKGIVVDCPDCQEEHHVDWALMQANLRQLLDEGQTGRHEPPFDPDPDDYVSWDYASGYADGIAALAEREEPTGRHGTGGRHAREE; encoded by the coding sequence GTGGACGCGTGGGACGACGCAGCTGACGGGTTCGCCGACCGCGACCGTGACTTCAGCGGTGACTTCGGCGGGGAGTTCGGGCGCGACCCCGACGGCGGGCCGGGGCACCCGCCGCTGACCATGGAGGAGCGGGCGGGGGTGCTCGACGACCTCGCCGAGCTGGAGGTCTTCCGCACCCTGCTGGAGCCCACCGGCGTCAAGGGCATCGTGGTGGACTGCCCCGACTGCCAGGAGGAGCACCACGTCGACTGGGCGCTGATGCAGGCCAACCTCCGCCAGCTGCTCGACGAGGGGCAGACCGGCCGGCACGAGCCGCCCTTCGACCCGGACCCGGACGACTACGTCAGCTGGGACTACGCCAGCGGCTACGCCGACGGGATCGCGGCGCTCGCCGAGCGCGAGGAGCCGACCGGCCGCCACGGCACCGGCGGCCGGCACGCCCGCGAGGAATAG
- a CDS encoding response regulator transcription factor encodes MIEDRMRSNGSAGAVVWVFDERRRVRDEVAARLLALPFVSRVEAVGDPASLMARLDNRLPDVLLVGTQRATDSGLSVATQVLRSHPALRVLVLGAPDDADSVRAAVAAGARGYLRWDASPLELGLGLSRTGMRNEPGRPPSLAPAPRSAHQVMAGAGGPSSGPSWGGATPLAGLAPTTVRSTVPETPAVALSMREMQVLTGMSQGKSNAQIGRELYLSEDTIKTHARRLFRKLGAKDRAEAVATGFRRGMMS; translated from the coding sequence GTGATCGAGGACAGGATGCGCAGCAACGGGAGCGCAGGTGCCGTGGTCTGGGTGTTCGACGAGCGCCGACGGGTGCGCGACGAGGTCGCCGCCCGGCTCCTCGCCCTGCCGTTCGTCAGCCGGGTCGAGGCGGTCGGTGACCCGGCCTCGCTGATGGCGCGGCTGGACAACCGGCTGCCCGACGTCCTGCTCGTCGGCACCCAGCGGGCCACCGACAGCGGCCTCTCGGTCGCCACCCAGGTGCTGCGCTCGCACCCCGCGCTGCGCGTGCTGGTGCTCGGCGCCCCCGACGACGCGGACTCCGTGCGGGCCGCGGTGGCCGCCGGTGCCCGCGGGTACCTCCGGTGGGACGCCAGCCCGCTGGAGCTCGGCCTGGGGCTCTCCCGGACCGGCATGCGCAACGAGCCCGGCCGCCCGCCGTCGCTGGCCCCTGCGCCCCGCTCGGCGCACCAGGTGATGGCCGGCGCCGGTGGCCCGTCGTCCGGGCCGTCCTGGGGCGGGGCGACCCCGCTGGCCGGGCTGGCCCCCACGACCGTCCGCTCGACGGTCCCCGAGACCCCCGCCGTCGCGCTGTCGATGCGGGAGATGCAGGTGCTCACCGGCATGAGCCAGGGCAAGAGCAACGCCCAGATCGGCCGGGAGCTCTACCTGTCCGAGGACACCATCAAGACCCACGCCCGGCGGCTGTTCCGCAAGCTGGGCGCCAAGGACCGCGCCGAGGCGGTGGCCACCGGCTTCCGCCGCGGCATGATGAGTTGA